Part of the Candidatus Binatota bacterium genome is shown below.
CTGACAACAACCTGCAGTGGTACGTGGTTAACGCCTACTCCACCTACGAAGGGAAGGTGAAGACGCAGCTGCTCGAGCGCATCCATGCTTCGGGCAGGGAAGACGAGTTCGGCGAAATACTAGTGCCGGCCGAGCAGATCGTCGAACTGGTCAGGGGTAAGAAGCGGGTAACGACCCGCAGCCTGTACCCCGGCTACATCCTCATGCACATGAATCTGACCGACGAAAACTGGCACCTGGTCACCGGCACTCCTAAGGTGTCGGGCTTTGTCGGGGGCACTACGCCCTCGCCGGTGCCGCAGGCAGAAGTCGACGAGGTCATGAAGCTCATCGCAGAAGGGGCTTCCGCGCCACGAGCGAGGGCCGGCTTTGAAGTAGGCCAGCAGGTGAAGATAACGGACGGTGCTTTCGCTGACTTTAACGGTATCGTCGAAGAAGTACGGCCGGAGAAGGGGACCCTCAAGGTTTCCATATCTATCTTCGGGCGGGCGACTTCGGTCGAAATGGAACTGGTACAGGTCGAAAAGACCTGAGCGTGTAAGACAAGATGGCAAAGAAAGTCATAGATTCACTCAAGCTTCAGATAACAGCGGGCAAGGCTAATCCCAGCCCGCCGGTTGGACCTGCGCTCGGGCAACGTGGTGTCAACATCATGGAGTTCTGTAAGGCGTTCAACGCGAAGACCCAGGAGATGGGGGGCGTCATCGTCCCAGTTATCATCACGGTCTACGCCGACAGGTCCTTTTCGTTCATCACCAAGACCCCGCCAGCGTCGATGCTGCTCAAGAAGGCAGCGAAGCTGGCCAAGGGCTCTCCCGAGCCCAACAAGAACAAGGTGGGCAGCGTGTCGAGGAAGCAGGTTCGTGAGATAGCCGAGACCAAGATGGTGGACCTCAACGCCGGCTCGGTCGAAAGCGCGATGAAGATAGTGGAAGGGACTGCCCGGAGCATGGGCATCACCGTAGAGGGCTGAGCATGGGTGGCAAGGGAAAAAGATATACGACGTCGGCCGAAAAGCGGGACAGCGAAAAGAGCTACACCCTGGCCGAGGCCATCGAGTTGGTCGCCGGGGGATCAGGTACCGGCTTTGACGAGACCGTGGACGTGGCGATGAAGCTCAACGTGGACCCGAGGCACGCCGACCAGAACGTTCGCGGTACGGTGGCGCTTCCACACGGTACCGGCCGTGACGTCAGGGTGGCGGTTTTTGCCAAGGGGGCCAAGGCCGACGAAGCGAGAGAGGCCGGCGCTGACTTCGTGGGCGATGATGAACTCATAGCCAGGGTCCGGGACGACGGTTTTACTGATTTTGATCGTGCCGTGGCCACACCCGACATGATGGGCGCAGTGGGCAAGGTGGCTCGCGTGCTTGGTCCCAGGGGGCTGATGCCCAACCCCAAGGTTGGCACGGTGACAAACGACGTGGCCGAAATCGTCAAGGAGCTCAAGGCCGGTCAGGTGGAGTACAGGGTCGACAAGGCCGGTATCGTGCACGCTGTTATCGGCAAGGCTTCTTTCGGTGCCGAAAAGTTAGGTGATAACGCGCAGCAACTGATCGGAAGCATACTCAAGGCGAAGCCGTCCTCGGCCAAGGGCCAGTACGTGAAGAGCGTTTGTTTGTCTTCGACCATGGGGCCGGGAATCTCGGTTGACCCTGCCGACTTGAGTCGCAAGTAGACCTGGCGGTTGCCGGTAGACGAGTAGATAGACGTCCGGGCTGAGCCGGACGAAGAGAACAGAGACGAGAGCAAGAAGTAATATGAACCGCGAAGAAAAAGCAGCCAGCGTTGAGATGCTCAACGACAAGTTCAAGGAGGCGCCGATCGCCATACTGGCCCACTACAGGGGGCTCAGTGTCGAGCAGATGTCCACGCTTCGTCGCGAGGTGCGCGCAGCCGACGGCGAGGTGCTGGTAGCCAAGAACCGGCTGGCCCGCCTGGCGGTCAAGGACACGCCCTACGAGCCGCTGACCGAGCTTCTGAGCGGACCCGCGGCACTGGCGTTTGGCTACAGCGACCCGGTCGGGGTGGCCAAGGTTCTGCAGGATTTTGCGGAGGACAATGAAGCGCTGGAGATCAAGGGCGCCGTCATGGAAGGCGAAGCCATCGACGCGGCCAAGGTCAAGCAGCTCGCGAGCATGCCCACCCGCGACGAGTTGCGGGCCAAGTTGCTGGCGTTGATGATGACACCGGCGCAGCAGCTCGTGAGAGTACTGGCGGCGCCGGCCCAGCAGTTTGTACAGGTATTGTCGGCCAGAATCCGACAGGAAAATCCCTAGGCGGGGACACCCGGGTGTGAGGCGCCGACCGGGGGCGCACAGATAAGTAGACGGGTATACCCCGCATCAGTCAGGAGGAAACAGACATGGCACTTAGTGCAGAAGAACGACAGGATATTGTAGAGAAACTTTCGGCGGCGACCGTCCTCGAAGTGGCGGACCTGGTCAAGGAACTCGAGGAGAAGTGGGGCGTGAGCGCTGCTGCCCCGGTGGCCGTGGCCGCAGCTGGTGGCGGAGGCGATGCAGCCGAAGCCGAGGTCAAAGACGAATTCGACGTCATGCTGACCGCGATCGGCGAGAAAAAGATACAGGTCATCAAGGCGGTGCGTGAGCTTACCGGGCTTGGCTTGAAGGAAGCCAAGGATCTCGTGGAAGCTGCCCCGAGCGCGGTGAAAGAAGCCGCATCGAAGGACGATGCCGAAGCCGCGAAGACCAAGCTTGAAGAGGCCGGCGCAACGGCTGAACTCAAGTAATTTAGAACGGTATCGACTGAAATCATCCAGTTCAACGCCGGTGGCCCCCAAGGCCGCACGGCAGCGGGAGATAGTATGGCGTCCAGTGTTACACAGAACCTCAGGCTGAGGCGTGACTTCGGGAAAACCCGTCGCGCGCTCGAAGTTCCTAACCTGATAGAAATCCAGAAGGAGTCTTACGAGACATTCCTGCAGTCGGGCGAGGACCCGGGCAAGCGCCCGGACCTCGGTTTGCAGGGCGTGTTCAAGTCGGTATTCCCGATCAAGGATTTCAGCGGCAGCGCTGAGCTCGACTTCCTGAGCTACGACTTCGGTGAGCCGAAGTACGACGTGGCGGAGTGTCATCAGCGGGGAATGACCTACTCGGCCCCGCTCAAGGTCACCGTGCAACTGGTCACTTTTGATATCGACCCCGATACCCAGAACAAGCAGCTCAAGGACATCAAGGAGCAGGAGGTCTACTTCGGCGAAATCCCGTTGATGACCGGCAAGGGCACCTTCATGGTCAACGGCACCGAGCGGGTCATCGTATCGCAGCTCCACCGTTCTCCCGGCGTGTTCTTTGACCACGACAAGGGCAAGACCACGGCCGCCGGCCGCTTGTTATTCAGCGCGAGGGTAATTCCCTACCGAGGGTCCTGGCTGGACTTCGAGTTCGACGCCAAGGACATCCTATACGTTCGCATCGACAGGCGTCGCAAGTTTCCGGCCACGGTACTGCTGCGCGCGCTCGACATGAGCACCGAGGATCTTCTCAACTACTTCTACCCCAGCGATACCATCCGCATTGACGGGCTGAAGGCCTACCAGGCTTTCAAGCGCGACACGGTAGAAGGACAGGTGGCCGGCAGGGACGTCAAGCATCCCAGCAGTGGTGACGTGATCGTCAAGGAAGGTCGCAAGTTTACGCGCATGGCGCTGCGTCGCATGGAGGAAGCCGGTGTCGAAGAGATTCCGATTTCCCAGGACGAGATCATCGGCCGCGTCGCGGCCCACGACATTCTCGACGAGTCCACCGGCGAGGTTATAGTTGCTTGCAACGAAACCATCACCGACGAGGCTTACGACAACCTGCGCGCCAAGGGCATCGACACCCTGGAGCTCATCTACCTCGACGAGCAGAACCGTGGGCCGTCTTTCCGCAACACGCTGTTGCTCGATAAGCTGGAGAATTCTGCCGACGCTATCGTAGACATCTACAAACGGCTGCGTCCCGGTGACCCGCCTACCCTGGACACGGCGACCAACTTCTTCAACGACCTGTTCTTCAACGGCGAGAAGTACGATCTCGGTAAGGTCGGCCGCCTCAAGTTGAACCGCAAGCTGGGTCTCGATGCGCCGCTGGAACAGGGCACGCTGAGAAAGGAAGACATTCTTTCGGTGGTGAACTACCTGGTGCTGCTGAGCAAGGGTACCGGCTCGGTGGATGACATTGACCACCTGGGCAACAGGCGGGTTCGCACCGTGGGTGAGCTGGTCGAGAACCAGTACCGGATTGGCTTGCTGCGCATGGAGCGCGCGATCCGTGAGCGCATGAGCCTGCAGGATCTCGACACGCTGATGCCGCAGGAGCTCATCAACTACAAGCCGGTT
Proteins encoded:
- a CDS encoding 50S ribosomal protein L7/L12; this encodes MALSAEERQDIVEKLSAATVLEVADLVKELEEKWGVSAAAPVAVAAAGGGGDAAEAEVKDEFDVMLTAIGEKKIQVIKAVRELTGLGLKEAKDLVEAAPSAVKEAASKDDAEAAKTKLEEAGATAELK
- the rplK gene encoding 50S ribosomal protein L11, with translation MAKKVIDSLKLQITAGKANPSPPVGPALGQRGVNIMEFCKAFNAKTQEMGGVIVPVIITVYADRSFSFITKTPPASMLLKKAAKLAKGSPEPNKNKVGSVSRKQVREIAETKMVDLNAGSVESAMKIVEGTARSMGITVEG
- a CDS encoding 50S ribosomal protein L10; this encodes MNREEKAASVEMLNDKFKEAPIAILAHYRGLSVEQMSTLRREVRAADGEVLVAKNRLARLAVKDTPYEPLTELLSGPAALAFGYSDPVGVAKVLQDFAEDNEALEIKGAVMEGEAIDAAKVKQLASMPTRDELRAKLLALMMTPAQQLVRVLAAPAQQFVQVLSARIRQENP
- a CDS encoding 50S ribosomal protein L1; its protein translation is MGGKGKRYTTSAEKRDSEKSYTLAEAIELVAGGSGTGFDETVDVAMKLNVDPRHADQNVRGTVALPHGTGRDVRVAVFAKGAKADEAREAGADFVGDDELIARVRDDGFTDFDRAVATPDMMGAVGKVARVLGPRGLMPNPKVGTVTNDVAEIVKELKAGQVEYRVDKAGIVHAVIGKASFGAEKLGDNAQQLIGSILKAKPSSAKGQYVKSVCLSSTMGPGISVDPADLSRK
- the nusG gene encoding transcription termination/antitermination protein NusG, whose translation is METAVADNNLQWYVVNAYSTYEGKVKTQLLERIHASGREDEFGEILVPAEQIVELVRGKKRVTTRSLYPGYILMHMNLTDENWHLVTGTPKVSGFVGGTTPSPVPQAEVDEVMKLIAEGASAPRARAGFEVGQQVKITDGAFADFNGIVEEVRPEKGTLKVSISIFGRATSVEMELVQVEKT